One Aegilops tauschii subsp. strangulata cultivar AL8/78 chromosome 2, Aet v6.0, whole genome shotgun sequence genomic window, GTAAGAGAGACTGGTTTGTGCAAATCACACTGTTCATTGATCAGGAGATTACATGTATATGTAAGTACAGATTCTCTGGTTTCTGCAGAGGGAGCAGAAAGCCCCGTCCCGCCCGCGCACGAtagcgtgcatgcatgcacacacgcGGCGGTGCGGCTGCTGAATGTCCCTGGTTCGATTCTGTGCGATGCATGGCTTTTATTTCTTGTTTTTCCACTAACAGGTGGGACCCATATaaagatagagagagggtgctaTGATGTTTACCAGTCAACAGAATGAAATACAGAACTATACAGTGAGCcggtgaccgtataatcacctcaagTCGTATATAATGACCATATTGATCGTATTTTTATGTACAATAACCAAAGTGAGTTTTTGACACAAGTTCAATGACCATGGATGCATTTTACTCCACGAAAACGGCTTCACACGCAAGAACTAGCCAGGGCAGCGCATATGTGTTCATTTATATCATGTAGGGTGGGTCGAAAGAGCCGGAGAGAAGCACACAAGTCGCCATACATTTGCAAAGTATCCCGTGATGTTTAAACTCTAGGCCAACTTTAATATTCGCTCTAATGCACATGTAGTGCCCTTCATAATGTTTTGAAAATACTAAAAAAAACTGACGTCGGAGATTTTTAAACATGGCAAATTAAAAGATTTTCATGGCAATTTATATTATCACGAGGATGGTAAATTTAGTTTGCAAGAACGCAATTCCCTGACAAGAAGTGAACTGAGACGGATTTGCAATGCTTGCAAACTGAACTTGCCATAAAAAAGTTAGATTTGCCATGCCTACAAATATGATATTCGCTGGATGTTCGGGTTCTAATTTTTAAGGTCTTCAATTATCTCTTTATTTTCATTCGAACACCTGTACTAAATGTTTCGCAATATTTTATGGGCTATCATGCATATATTTTTTAACAAGTCACATGCACAAAAAACAAAGGATTCAACCAATATATACAACACTTCTGCTTCAGCACACCCCCTTAACTGAATCAACGGCCAAGATTAAAAAATGCCCCTTCAGATAGGAGGGCATGATGGTTAAAATTAACCGCTCTGTTTTTTCAAGAATTAATCAGTCCATTATTTGGTACACCACTTTCCATTCAAAGCGTATGTATTCACATACTTTGTTCTTCAAGGGCATATCCTATTTGGGCTTTTCCGGTTTTGAGTTTTTTGTTGGTTATTCTGCATATTTTATTTTCAttctttcctttctttttttACCTTTTTCGTatttttctattttctattttCGTTTGTTAGtttccatttttatttttaaattccTATTTTTTTCAAATTGGTGATATTTTTTTGGAATTCAAACATTTATTTTTCAAAATTATAAACAAGTTATGAAACTAAAACACTTTTtaaatttgtgaatattttttgaatttgtttggAACATTATTTGAAATTTACAACTTTCTTTAATTCGTGAACATTGTTTTGAGTTGGTGAATATTTTCAATATTGGTTAATGTTTTTGGAAATCATGATTATTTTTCAAATTTATCAATATTTTTTTAAAAtccgtgaacattttttaaaaccaAGAAagttattcaaagtttttattttttttctaaatCATGAATAAATTTTGAAATTCGTGAACAGTTTTCTGAAATTCAAAACATTTACTgaatcgtgaacatttttttgaaatccaggaacatttaaaaaaatcatggacttctgaatttgaaaaagttttccaaattcagaaatattttcaaaagttcagaatttttttgaaatcctgagtttttttttgaatttgggattcatgaattttttttaattaaaaggcaaaaaaaaaactagggcgctcCGCCCCGCATATGGGTCAACCCAAAGCACGCACAGGAAGGAGGGGTGTGTGTTGGCTGGTTTTCGAGCACGTACCGCGCTAAATAAAAATTCCCTCTTTCAGGTACGTCGAGGTTAGTTCGTGGACTCTTAGACTAGGTTCGATTTCTACTCAGGTGGCAAGGTCATGCGTGGAGTGCACCTGCTACGGCGTCGTAGAGTCGCAATCATGTCGGgtttagagcaagtacaataaggtgacataagcaggctataaggacTAGAATATTATATCTTTGCTTAGTTggaggagagagaagaggagagagagaaGAGAATTGGACTCTTAGTTGGTAGCCGGCTCTAGCACGAGACCCAAAACGTTTTGTGAGAttgtaaggtgggccaactacTAATAAAGTACTCCCTTTGTAAAGAAAtgtaagagcgtttagatcattaAAATAGATGACATGGCAACTCCTTATAGCCGATCGctgctatattattaaccatgctcttatggGGACAAGTAAATCGAGGGTGTGTCTCACGATATCGTTAAATGATGTGGAGATTAGCAGCGAGTAGCCTCGCTGGAGTTGTGTGGGGCATTCCGAGTGAAGTGGTACAAGATGCGGAGATCGCCGCCGAGCAAAATGAGATGAGATAGAGAAAGGAAGATAGGCAAACCCATTCTCCTCGCATGAACTAGACAGAGGCGATCGGTTGCATTGTGGCAACGACGAGCGAGCCCCGCTGGCTCCTTCTCCTCCAACAAGACGTCGGAACTGCGTCTCCTCCATAGGGCTGGCTCTTCCGCAGTTCATGGAAACGCTCCTCCCCTCCCTGGTGTCATCGCGAAAGCGCGACGCTAACTTTTCTCCATGGCACAATGGTCGGACGCTCGACGCCGGTCTAGCGAGATGAGTGGCGAGGTGCTCCCCCCTGGCCCTCACGGCAAAGCGGCCCTGCCTTTCCGACGCAATACAATGCTCGGCCGCTCGATGCCTATATAGCGGGATGAGTGGCGGCAACTGTTGCGGGACACACTCTCTCCTTCTAAGGGATAGTCCTGCGTATCCATGTACAAGTTTATACATCAAACGACCTAGGACTAGACCAGGCCCAGGTTTGGATTTGGATTAGATAGACACATGTAATTTTAAACACTATACAAACACTAATTAGtatgttatgtactccctccgtcccataatataaaaatGTTTTTGAGTAAAAGACACACTTACCCTTTTAAAAAATTAAAAGGGGAGAGAAGTACTGAAGCAAACTTCTATGTACAAATTACATGTCGATGTAGGGGCGTGTGCACCTTCCCCTTCTTCAGGGTGTGCACTGTCCCATTCTCCAGCATGTGCAACCTCCTCTCCTCTGGTATGCGCACCTTGCCCTCCTCACCGTCTCCTCCTCTGGTGTGTGCATCGTCCTTCCATGCCATCCTAGAACACATGATCTCCGCTAGTGTGAACTTCCAGAATGATGTTTCCAATGGATTCATGGTATTCAGATCCAACATGATAAATCGGTTCTGCTGGGCTATTCAAGTTTGCATCAACCGTTCCTCCTCAATTTGTAAGCCTACATCTTCCTTCTGCCTTGTGCTTTCTTACATAACATCTCACATCGCCCTCCTCTATTGTAGCTGCTCCTCCATTTCCACCTTTTCTTACATATTCTTCTTCGCGTATTCATTCATTGACCTCATCAACTCATTGGTTTTGCTTTTCATTGGCTCCACTTCTCCTTATCTCTTGAGCATCTCCTTTACTCACTTCCTCCTGTCGGGCCGACCCATGGTAGACATCAGAAATGAACTTCTAGGAACCCTTTCCTCCCCATCATCTTAATCTTCCTCATAGCCATCCAATTTCAGAGAGGAATTTTTTGCGACTTGACTTCCCATGTTCTAGAGGAGCCTCATCATTCCCTGAGCTCTATTTCTTGTTTCCTTCCAACATATTCGAACAATGTTGGAGGCCAAACAATTTGCCCTTCGACTTGGCCATTTGTCGATACCTCTCTTGGGCTATATTACCCTACAACATAGAATGCTCAAAATTCTCAATGTGATGTAAATGTGGTAAGAAAAAAATAATAAGAGTGCTCACATATTGGTCAATGGTGGCACCGCTAGGAGGAGCGTGCCTCACTTGGTCCAGGCAACCCGCCCAACAGTTGCACATCTCTTGAATCACATCCATCgatttgtgagagatttcaggcTGCGTTTTGATTTATGCTCAAGGTGTTGATGGAAATTCTCCTTAATGTGCCTCCAATTATTTGCACTCATTTGATATTTCTCAACGACAACATCAAGAATGATCTCTTGACATCCCCTCATAAGAGCAACATCCTCTTTCGTGGTGTACTTTGCTGTCAAATTACTTTCTTCCATGATGATTCAGAGGGTTGGAATGGATAAAATCGGTATCTTGGAATCTGTATCCAATTGTTCAAAGTTTTCTACTGATGCACCATCAAGATCGAAATCATTGGTCCCAACAAAATCACTCATCATACTATTTAGTAATGATTCATCACTGATTGTAGATCCTCTCAAATGCACAAAATCATCGCTAAAACAAACATTGCACAATTGCCACTATTACTTCACAATCACATTGCATTTAATCAAACCAATTGAAAGATAAAAAATGAAGGAGGGTATTTTACTTCATCGGCAAATCTCTGAGTGGGTCGAACTAGGTAGGCACCTAAATTTTGTCGGCCGGCGTGACGAAGGTACGAGGGCGGCGGACACTAGGTGGTATTGTATTCATCCTGTGTTTCTTCGTTGTGAGGCGTTGTGGTGCGTGTGGGCCCTAGAGTCGAGGACGCCAGTGGCGGCATAGTATCTTCCACATCCGTGTCTAAGTCGTCAACAACAAAGTGGATGAGGTGCTGACCTAGGAGGTGGCAGGTTGATACCGGTGCCAACAAAGGGGTAGGAGGTGCAACACGTGTAGTCAGGAGATCCGCCTCCAGCCAAGGGAATAGGACATAGGTCGAGGCGAAGTCCATGTCATCGTTGGCGGGACATTGGCTGCCGCAATCGGCTTATCAATGCGGGCATACTGGCTATGTGGCGGCAACACCGGCTACTCCTTCACATGGCGTCCGATTTGGACGTCACGGTTGCGACGAGGGAAGGGAGGCTCCAGCTGACGCGTGCGAGAGACGGCGACGCCAGCTCCCCCTTGACGCGGTGGAGCGACGGCGAGGGCGACACCGGAACACAATCTCAAGGAGGAGCTCCAGGTGCGCCTAGTACTCCTTGTTGGTTGTCGCGGCCTCTGTGAGGAGGCGTGCGTGTTGCGGCTCCTATTCCTCCTCATCGTTGGAGTAAAGGATGATCTCTCTTCCTTCCCGAAGGAGCAGGCCGCCTTGGACTTGGAGGATGATGACCTCGAACAGCGACGACGGTGGCACCATGATGTGGATCCGGAAGGAGATCCTCTTGGAGAACCAAGACTTCGTCATCGTCGTGTAAAAGATAAGAAGCTCAATAGTAGTGAGCGAATATGAACGGAGCGGTGATGAGCAGAGAGGAAAGGATATGTGATATGTATGCCGTCAGAGCCATGCATAAGTAGTAGTCGCGGCACGGCGAACGGGCGGGCAGTTGGCTTCAATATATATAACACACCTGTACGGAGTAGGCTTCTCGGCCACCCGCCAGCATTGAACCGCCTGTACGGAGTAGGCTTCTCGGCCACCCCGCCAGCATTGAACCGTGCAACGTGGCCCAGTGGAGCGGCTTACCGGCATGAATTAATATGCGGAAACTGTTTCACATGGACGAGGGTTTAGAGTTTGGCGAAGCGGGCGTGACGAAAACGTAGAAGAGGGTTTTAGCAGCAATTGTTTCACATAAAAATGGTTTTAGAGTTTGGCATGGCGGGCGTGGCGGAAACCTAGAAGAGGGTTTTAGAGTTTAGAGTTTGGCATGGCGGGCGTGGCGGAAACCTAGAAGAGGGTTTTAGAGTTTAGCGTGGCGGATGTGACGGAGGAAGCATGGTACAGGGTTTTAGAGTTTGACGTACGTGACACAAACAGATTTTAGAGTTTGACTTGGCGGACAACCTTCCCTAATTTGTGCATTTGATTTGCTGAAAAACGGACACAGGAATTGGAATAAGGTTTTAGACACAAGAATTGAAATGAACAGTtgtagcctacataacctacctACCCATAAGGTTTTAGAGTTCGGTGACGACCGTCCAGACGTCTTGCGGCCGATTTGCGGGAAAACAggaaaacaaacacaagaactgTAAACATCCTTTGATTTGCATCCAATTTGCGAAAAAACCGAACACATGAACATGTTCGCAGACAATTAAGATCCGCATCGGATGGCAAACTACGTCTCAACTCTTTGGTTTACGGGTTTATGGGTGTTTCGAGGGACGTGTGTGGTCCGGACGTTTACCAGTGTTTTGAGGGTTCGTTAGAGATGCCCTAAGAAAGAGCAACCATCAACATACGAAATCGAACTTCATACAACAACACTCAAACTAGAACATCGAAGGCAATATTTACAACATGATACATTTTATTCCGGCACATGGGTGTGCATGCACACAGCATACACTCGTGCACCAACTACGTACCACAGACGGGCAGGTTACAGACTAAAAGCTAGACCCTGCTCCCCTGGCCATCTCTAGATGTACTTCTCCGCCGCCGGGTGCCAGCCGCTGGCCGGGTACGCGGGGTCGGGGGCCACGGGGGTGCCCACGGGGCCGTAGTGGCCGCGCGTCCCGGCCGCGCCGTGGCGTCCCGCTGCCGCGTCGGCCTTCTCCTGGTGCTTCTGCGCGTCGGCCTGGGCCTTGcgcgcgcgctcctcctccttggccatCTCCTTCTCGCCGTGCGTGGTCGCCGCGGCCTTGCCCGCCTTGCCCTGCACCTCGGCCGATCCCTCCTGCGCCTTCTCCTTGGCCGAGCTCACCATGTCCTTGGCCTTCACCTTCGCCGTCTGCATCGTGTACGTGTAGTGTATCG contains:
- the LOC120973722 gene encoding uncharacterized protein produces the protein MQTAKVKAKDMVSSAKEKAQEGSAEVQGKAGKAAATTHGEKEMAKEEERARKAQADAQKHQEKADAAAGRHGAAGTRGHYGPVGTPVAPDPAYPASGWHPAAEKYI